One stretch of Pedobacter riviphilus DNA includes these proteins:
- a CDS encoding SusC/RagA family TonB-linked outer membrane protein — protein sequence MGANVSNTDGNLVYHAQSFSGSGSSTAIRGGVINTYTALNKTFDGSLTATARHNFGKFNNTYVIGANISDVNQETNSMRGQNMFDPDFYSINNTLPSTQSAKLSILRRRNAGIFAQAIMGFQQLIFLTLSGRVDAASRMLPNNPYFAYPSASLAFNFSELNGVKNLSWLSNGKLRSSFGMTGKEPYKYYALATRLNTINSSGGGFSYDNAAGGNPKLVPERTVDFEIGTELGFLKNRISLDFTYYTRESRKQIISPRISYGTGSVVKIMNGGVISNKGIEIQLKGSPIRQQDFNWDVTFNFTRNKGIVNSIAEDLPEFYDSDTWIANGARGSVNPGTSTLALAGWVNSRNDRGDLLIDPNTGLPILKSSTEFVYIGDRAPKFNLGYVNNLRYKNFNLSFLFDLRVGGDVYNQTEYELYRRGLSVKTLDREQPRILTGVLRDGLENTANPTVNTIMITPYTYTAYYNNTTGGIAPEQFLERNITTLRLRDVTVNYDIPEKLAKRTGFISGAGLYITLTDVFLLTNYTGTDPDVNGNNPSTAGAGGYGIDYGSMGRPLGVNVGLRIKL from the coding sequence GTGGGTGCAAATGTATCGAATACAGATGGCAATTTAGTTTACCATGCGCAGTCGTTTTCTGGCTCAGGGTCTTCAACAGCTATTAGAGGAGGGGTAATAAATACATATACTGCCTTAAATAAAACCTTTGATGGATCGTTAACCGCAACTGCACGACATAACTTTGGGAAGTTTAATAATACTTATGTTATTGGCGCTAATATTTCTGATGTAAATCAGGAAACAAATTCTATGCGCGGTCAAAACATGTTCGATCCAGATTTTTATAGCATCAACAATACCTTGCCCTCAACACAATCGGCTAAATTATCAATACTTCGTCGTCGTAATGCAGGTATTTTTGCGCAAGCAATTATGGGATTTCAGCAATTAATCTTTTTAACATTATCTGGTAGGGTTGATGCGGCATCACGTATGTTACCAAATAATCCATATTTTGCTTATCCTTCGGCTAGTTTGGCTTTCAATTTTTCTGAGCTTAATGGAGTAAAAAACTTAAGCTGGTTAAGTAACGGAAAGTTGAGAAGTTCATTCGGTATGACGGGTAAGGAACCGTATAAATATTATGCTCTAGCTACTAGATTAAATACTATTAATAGTTCTGGAGGTGGATTTAGTTACGATAATGCAGCGGGAGGAAATCCAAAACTAGTACCTGAGCGTACGGTAGATTTTGAGATTGGCACAGAGTTGGGCTTTTTAAAAAACAGAATCTCGTTGGATTTTACTTACTACACGAGAGAAAGCCGCAAGCAGATTATTAGCCCTCGCATTAGTTACGGAACGGGCTCGGTAGTTAAAATTATGAATGGCGGAGTTATTTCAAATAAAGGAATTGAAATTCAATTAAAAGGATCTCCAATCAGGCAACAAGATTTTAATTGGGATGTAACTTTTAACTTTACACGAAATAAAGGCATTGTAAATAGCATTGCTGAAGATTTACCTGAGTTTTATGATTCTGATACTTGGATTGCTAACGGTGCACGTGGATCGGTAAATCCAGGAACAAGCACACTAGCACTTGCCGGCTGGGTAAATTCTAGAAACGATAGAGGTGATTTATTAATTGACCCAAATACAGGCTTGCCAATTTTAAAAAGTTCTACCGAATTTGTTTATATAGGAGATAGGGCGCCAAAATTTAACTTGGGTTATGTGAATAATTTGCGGTATAAGAATTTCAATCTTTCTTTCTTGTTTGATTTAAGAGTAGGTGGTGATGTATATAACCAAACCGAATATGAACTTTACAGAAGAGGGCTAAGTGTTAAAACTTTAGATCGTGAACAACCAAGAATTTTAACAGGTGTGTTACGGGATGGATTAGAGAATACAGCCAATCCTACAGTTAATACAATTATGATTACACCTTATACCTATACTGCGTATTATAATAATACAACTGGCGGTATTGCTCCCGAGCAGTTTTTGGAAAGAAATATTACAACTTTGAGATTAAGAGACGTAACGGTTAATTATGATATTCCAGAAAAATTAGCAAAAAGAACAGGTTTCATCTCAGGAGCAGGTTTATATATTACCTTAACTGATGTGTTCTTGTTAACGAATTATACAGGTACCGATCCTGATGTAAATGGAAATAATCCAAGTACAGCTGGTGCTGGTGGTTATGGTATTGATTATGGCAGTATGGGCCGTCCATTGGGAGTAAATGTTGGATTGAGAATTAAACTATAA
- a CDS encoding SusD/RagB family nutrient-binding outer membrane lipoprotein, with product MKYTKILFIITLLFIISGCKKWLDVNSDPATPQSSKPEFFLAPIIAKMAYNSALDYRDVESKLTQAWANQTNLDIWERHSSVSSDAGGAMWRHVYINAGLNLEDMINKAQAVEANNLAGIGLAIKAWGFQILTDVHGPIILDEVFKDQLTFKYQDQPDVYAKVREWCQQALNHLNKPDAGDYTITLKNNDFMFGGDRNKWKKFVYAILAVQYSHLINKPDFQSKYADSVIKYVDLSFGGSSALPSASEDATIGFVGNTAYVNDNAPGDSNPLSAAANLIGGATYGRIGQPIVNYLTGGVRGTPVINPTASSTGIVDPRLTRMINPMATGVYRGIVATKGDVPTTKTLPHVLGSVTPTTAAPFPGKYIFGQGSAAVDKPRYPIFTYAQLQFAKAEALFIKGNKGDAYTAYINGIRGHMDFVNLYGRNGAIVAPVITAAEITAYLASSEVAQNPAVLTIADIMGQKYIAQWGWAGFEQFSDMRKYHWDSNVFKQFKQLESSEFSNPGKYVYRLRPRLNSEYVWNKEALNEWGGLDAGYPYKETWSNLPN from the coding sequence ATGAAATACACAAAAATACTTTTCATCATCACACTGTTATTTATAATTAGTGGATGTAAAAAATGGCTCGATGTAAATTCGGATCCGGCAACGCCGCAATCATCTAAGCCAGAATTTTTTCTAGCGCCCATTATTGCAAAAATGGCTTATAATTCAGCGTTAGATTATAGAGATGTGGAATCAAAACTTACGCAAGCCTGGGCCAATCAAACCAATCTTGATATATGGGAGCGTCATTCATCCGTTTCATCAGATGCAGGTGGAGCAATGTGGAGGCATGTTTACATCAATGCGGGCTTAAATTTAGAAGATATGATAAATAAGGCCCAAGCAGTTGAAGCCAATAATTTAGCCGGCATTGGTTTAGCAATTAAAGCTTGGGGGTTTCAAATTTTGACGGATGTGCATGGCCCAATTATTTTAGATGAAGTTTTTAAAGATCAGCTCACATTTAAATACCAAGATCAACCAGATGTTTATGCCAAGGTTAGAGAGTGGTGCCAACAAGCTCTTAATCATTTAAATAAACCTGATGCTGGTGATTATACAATTACCTTAAAAAACAACGATTTTATGTTTGGCGGAGATAGAAATAAATGGAAAAAGTTTGTGTATGCTATTTTAGCAGTTCAATATAGCCATTTAATTAATAAGCCAGATTTTCAATCAAAATATGCTGACAGTGTAATTAAATATGTTGATTTATCTTTCGGAGGCAGTTCAGCTCTACCCTCAGCATCAGAGGATGCAACAATTGGTTTTGTGGGTAACACCGCTTATGTTAATGACAACGCTCCGGGCGATTCAAATCCATTGAGTGCCGCAGCCAACTTAATTGGCGGAGCAACTTATGGAAGAATTGGCCAGCCTATTGTAAACTATTTAACAGGGGGAGTTAGAGGCACGCCAGTAATAAACCCAACAGCTAGTTCTACTGGTATAGTAGATCCTAGGCTAACCAGAATGATCAATCCAATGGCTACAGGTGTATACCGAGGGATTGTTGCCACAAAAGGAGATGTACCTACGACAAAAACACTTCCACACGTTTTAGGTTCGGTTACCCCTACTACAGCTGCACCATTTCCGGGCAAATATATTTTCGGCCAAGGTTCTGCTGCCGTTGATAAACCTAGGTATCCAATTTTTACTTATGCACAACTACAATTTGCAAAAGCCGAAGCGCTATTTATTAAAGGGAATAAAGGTGATGCATATACAGCATACATTAATGGAATTAGAGGCCATATGGATTTTGTGAATTTATATGGTAGAAACGGAGCAATTGTAGCACCTGTAATTACGGCAGCTGAAATAACTGCTTACTTAGCCTCTTCTGAAGTAGCTCAAAACCCAGCTGTATTGACAATTGCTGATATCATGGGGCAAAAATACATAGCGCAATGGGGCTGGGCAGGTTTCGAACAGTTTAGTGATATGCGAAAATATCACTGGGACTCAAATGTATTTAAACAATTTAAGCAATTAGAGTCATCAGAATTTTCGAACCCGGGTAAATACGTTTACCGTTTAAGGCCAAGGTTAAATTCAGAATATGTTTGGAATAAAGAAGCTTTAAATGAGTGGGGCGGTTTGGATGCTGGTTATCCATATAAAGAAACATGGTCTAACTTACCTAATTAA
- a CDS encoding DUF4397 domain-containing protein, whose amino-acid sequence MRNIKIFSIIAFVSFAFFGCNKGKENIFSEYTIVDPSLSFFKVNYNVAYYNNPFVQLKINGVRVSGTNIQTRYPFPGGGFNTLGGSTGDYLPIQSGNNEISLSIPKKGTSIDSVEVFKTTISTAAGKKYSLHVADTLIRKSLIVDEEVSLPAEGIVRYRFVNLMPNVAAIDLYIGSIKVVSNIPFMGISDPFTLPITQTNVSTIWAIRAAGTPATSTAIATYNSASTLLGQRVYTVFATGYNGYPTTGSNLDPRRPFVSFYYVR is encoded by the coding sequence ATGAGAAATATTAAGATTTTTTCAATTATAGCTTTTGTATCCTTCGCGTTTTTTGGGTGCAATAAAGGCAAGGAAAATATATTTTCTGAGTATACCATCGTAGATCCAAGCTTATCCTTTTTTAAAGTAAATTATAATGTAGCCTATTATAATAACCCATTTGTGCAGCTTAAAATTAATGGTGTAAGAGTGAGCGGAACTAATATTCAAACTCGTTACCCTTTCCCCGGTGGAGGGTTTAATACCTTAGGAGGTTCAACAGGAGATTATTTACCAATACAATCTGGAAATAATGAAATTTCACTTTCTATACCAAAGAAAGGAACAAGTATAGATTCGGTTGAGGTATTTAAAACGACTATATCTACGGCGGCAGGTAAAAAATATTCTTTACATGTGGCAGATACCCTAATTCGTAAAAGTTTAATCGTGGACGAAGAAGTATCCTTACCTGCTGAAGGAATAGTTCGTTATCGTTTTGTTAACTTAATGCCAAATGTGGCCGCGATAGATTTATATATTGGCTCCATAAAAGTAGTTTCAAATATTCCTTTCATGGGGATTAGCGATCCATTCACTTTGCCAATTACACAAACGAATGTATCTACCATCTGGGCTATTCGTGCTGCAGGTACACCAGCAACTTCAACGGCAATTGCAACTTATAATAGTGCAAGTACACTATTAGGCCAAAGAGTTTATACCGTTTTTGCAACGGGTTATAACGGATATCCTACAACAGGTTCAAATCTTGATCCTCGCAGGCCTTTTGTTTCATTCTATTATGTAAGATAA
- a CDS encoding SusC/RagA family TonB-linked outer membrane protein, whose product MKKKLLSIFLGVFLLVAHAIAQQITITGKVTSEDGPIPGVSVRVKGSNTVAQTNADGSYSISAANGSILVFSYIGYVTAEKTVGATKTINVSLKTDAQGLDDVVVVGYGTQRKGNLTGAVSTIDVKKTLEGRPIADVGRALQGAASGLSVTVPSGEIGSDPVIKIRGQLASFAGGSSPLILLDNVEIPSIQLVNPNDIASITILKDAAASSIYGAKAAFGVVLITTKQGSGSDKPSINYSNNFSFQNVWKDLKMADVNGLKYTVDAAERVGVTTPVGAFYYVDRASYEKAVAWKEKYGSTIGPDDPTVFGRDWYVQGANLKMGVRTYDPYEYMIKEWAPTQQHNLSVGGTTGKTTYNLGLALLDQSGMLKPAKEDRFTRYNASIKISSEINKYLTIRGGALYSRRNKQYAYTTNSTTADPWLYLYRWSSLYPLGKDENGDAIRSPESEVASANTANILLNYANVNLGSTVNILKNWKVDFDYTFTNQTEDWKRPGTRFTARNSWVAPKARLDASGAPVYVNDQGQVVSSTAAGAIAAYDLSLDMYTAPGSSPDHFARSATSYFSHTINAFTTYNLNLKESHNFKFILGLNRVTSTAESQFGQITNLADIYNPQFRFGTGIQTVIPSSAVMGIIPGGIDIAGSDKKWESQLGYFGRINYAFKNKYLIEANLRYDGSSKFPTDLQWRWFPSFSAGWVASEENFMAWTKPLLNQLKFRGSWGSIGDQTVPNNLYIPIMPSGQSSWIGANGAKVNFVGTPNAIKEAIQWQDIVTTNLGLDATLLNNKINVSFDVFQRNTDNMIVPQEGIPFTFGAGAPQGNFGALQTRGWELTLDFNHRFKNGLGINFKGNISDAKTRLTAYGSGTQVVGNYNGKDIGEIWGYRTDRLYQTSDFELDGSGKPILITLTNAESKLNAGKQTYKLKAGPNGEKPVYQPFLQNASTFRFGPGDVKFIDVNGDGEISNGDGTLANHGDLEVIGNSNPSYEYGFRLGADFKGIDISAFFQGVGSRKIWGAGFLAIPGFNSADGAMPEAIAGNYWTPQTPDAFYPAAYNNAASGTTNNMQVQDRYLLNMAYLRLKNLTVGYTFPQMLTKKVGISSLRVYTALENFFTWDHLGDLPIDPESINGYSVWDQSNYNSGRTGTGIPAFKSISFGVQLNF is encoded by the coding sequence ATGAAAAAAAAATTACTATCAATCTTTCTTGGCGTGTTTTTGCTGGTGGCCCATGCCATTGCGCAACAAATCACCATCACAGGTAAGGTTACATCAGAAGATGGGCCGATACCGGGGGTTTCTGTTAGGGTTAAGGGCAGCAATACTGTTGCGCAAACCAACGCTGACGGAAGTTACTCCATTAGTGCCGCAAATGGTAGCATACTGGTGTTCTCTTACATTGGTTATGTAACTGCCGAAAAAACAGTTGGTGCTACTAAAACCATCAATGTAAGCCTAAAAACTGATGCACAAGGGCTTGATGATGTAGTTGTGGTGGGTTATGGAACCCAACGCAAAGGCAACCTTACAGGCGCTGTTTCTACCATTGATGTGAAAAAGACATTGGAGGGCAGGCCGATTGCCGATGTAGGCAGGGCACTTCAAGGGGCAGCATCAGGTTTAAGTGTAACCGTTCCAAGTGGCGAAATTGGCTCCGATCCGGTAATTAAAATCAGGGGGCAACTAGCATCATTTGCAGGAGGGAGTTCTCCTTTGATTTTATTGGATAATGTAGAGATCCCGAGCATCCAACTGGTTAACCCCAACGATATCGCATCAATTACCATTTTAAAAGATGCTGCTGCATCCTCTATCTATGGTGCCAAGGCTGCTTTTGGTGTGGTATTGATAACGACTAAGCAAGGATCTGGGTCTGATAAGCCTTCAATTAATTACTCGAATAACTTTTCTTTCCAGAACGTTTGGAAAGACCTAAAAATGGCTGATGTAAACGGTTTGAAATATACCGTTGATGCCGCTGAACGGGTAGGAGTAACCACCCCGGTTGGTGCATTTTATTATGTAGATAGGGCAAGTTATGAAAAAGCGGTAGCGTGGAAGGAAAAGTACGGAAGTACAATCGGGCCAGACGATCCTACTGTGTTTGGGAGAGATTGGTATGTACAGGGAGCCAACCTGAAAATGGGCGTGAGGACTTACGATCCTTACGAATACATGATCAAAGAATGGGCACCTACCCAACAACACAACCTATCAGTTGGTGGTACAACCGGAAAAACAACTTATAATTTAGGCCTTGCATTGCTCGATCAGAGCGGAATGTTAAAACCGGCGAAAGAAGATCGCTTTACACGCTACAATGCATCAATCAAGATATCAAGCGAAATCAACAAGTATCTTACCATCCGTGGAGGGGCGCTATATTCGAGAAGAAATAAGCAATATGCATATACCACCAATTCTACAACAGCCGATCCGTGGTTATATTTGTATAGATGGAGTTCATTGTATCCATTGGGAAAAGATGAAAATGGCGATGCCATCCGCAGTCCCGAAAGTGAGGTTGCTTCGGCAAATACAGCCAACATCTTATTAAATTATGCTAATGTAAATTTGGGTTCTACTGTTAACATCCTAAAAAACTGGAAAGTAGATTTTGATTATACTTTTACCAATCAAACTGAAGACTGGAAAAGACCGGGTACAAGGTTTACTGCAAGAAATTCATGGGTGGCACCGAAGGCACGTTTAGATGCAAGTGGTGCGCCTGTTTATGTAAATGATCAGGGCCAAGTGGTTTCAAGCACCGCGGCTGGTGCAATTGCAGCATACGATTTATCATTGGATATGTACACTGCACCAGGTTCAAGCCCCGATCATTTTGCCAGATCTGCAACAAGTTATTTTAGTCATACCATTAATGCTTTTACTACTTATAATTTAAATTTAAAGGAGAGCCACAATTTTAAATTTATTTTGGGTTTAAACCGGGTTACTTCTACAGCAGAATCGCAGTTCGGTCAGATTACCAATTTGGCTGATATCTATAACCCACAGTTTAGGTTTGGTACCGGTATACAAACCGTAATTCCATCCTCGGCAGTAATGGGAATTATTCCGGGAGGAATAGACATTGCAGGGTCAGATAAAAAATGGGAATCGCAACTAGGTTATTTTGGCCGTATCAATTATGCCTTTAAAAACAAATACCTTATCGAAGCTAACTTACGTTACGATGGTTCTTCAAAATTCCCAACCGATCTGCAGTGGAGATGGTTCCCTTCATTTTCTGCGGGTTGGGTAGCCAGCGAAGAAAATTTTATGGCATGGACCAAACCACTCTTGAATCAGTTAAAATTTAGAGGATCTTGGGGATCAATCGGCGATCAGACTGTGCCGAACAATTTGTACATCCCAATTATGCCAAGCGGACAGTCGAGCTGGATTGGTGCAAATGGTGCAAAAGTAAATTTTGTAGGCACGCCAAACGCAATTAAAGAAGCGATTCAATGGCAGGATATTGTGACTACCAATTTAGGGCTAGATGCAACCTTGTTAAACAATAAGATAAATGTTTCTTTTGATGTTTTCCAAAGAAACACCGATAACATGATTGTGCCTCAAGAGGGTATTCCTTTTACTTTTGGAGCGGGAGCGCCGCAAGGTAACTTTGGTGCATTACAAACCAGGGGCTGGGAATTAACTTTAGATTTCAACCATAGGTTTAAAAATGGTTTGGGTATTAATTTCAAAGGTAATATTTCTGATGCCAAAACAAGATTAACCGCTTATGGCTCCGGCACACAGGTTGTTGGTAACTATAACGGTAAAGATATTGGCGAAATATGGGGCTATCGCACAGATAGATTATATCAAACGAGCGACTTTGAACTGGATGGCTCTGGCAAACCTATTTTAATCACCTTAACTAATGCCGAGAGTAAGTTAAACGCAGGGAAACAAACTTATAAACTAAAAGCCGGACCAAACGGCGAAAAACCAGTTTATCAGCCTTTTTTACAAAATGCATCAACTTTCCGTTTTGGTCCTGGCGATGTTAAATTCATCGATGTAAATGGTGATGGGGAAATCAGCAATGGCGATGGTACTTTGGCTAATCACGGCGATTTAGAGGTAATTGGGAATTCCAATCCAAGTTATGAGTATGGTTTTAGATTAGGAGCCGATTTCAAGGGCATTGATATCAGCGCGTTTTTTCAGGGAGTGGGAAGCCGCAAAATTTGGGGCGCTGGATTTTTAGCCATCCCAGGATTTAACTCAGCCGATGGTGCAATGCCAGAAGCCATTGCAGGCAATTATTGGACACCGCAAACGCCTGATGCCTTTTACCCTGCTGCCTATAACAATGCAGCGAGCGGAACCACCAATAACATGCAGGTTCAAGATAGGTATTTGTTAAACATGGCTTATTTAAGATTGAAAAATTTAACAGTTGGTTATACTTTTCCGCAAATGCTGACCAAAAAAGTTGGTATCAGTTCGCTAAGGGTGTATACCGCGCTCGAGAATTTCTTTACTTGGGATCATTTAGGGGATTTGCCGATCGATCCGGAAAGTATTAACGGATATTCTGTATGGGATCAATCAAATTACAATAGCGGCCGTACAGGAACCGGAATCCCTGCTTTTAAGAGTATTTCTTTTGGTGTTCAGTTGAATTTTTAA
- a CDS encoding RagB/SusD family nutrient uptake outer membrane protein has translation MKYFKYIYGLPIMAALFLVSCNKDVLDRTPLTSYIDGQYWRGEDDIRMYANSYYTNYFNGYNSGFGVDYAPVRGYTFSDDLTGKNAQTSFESSVPTTRGSVSEAADWLGTYAGPTWDFAWVRKSNVMLARLNDVAKPKITTEAYNHWTAVARFFRGFEYSRLVSVFGDVPYFDKEVFDTDLPTLYKDRDARGVVMDKVYDDFKYVMANMRDNDGAQFLNKYIAAAFISRFMLFEGTYEHYHGLDAARAKKYLEFAVEAGDYVINSNKFNFTRDFKSLFSSDNLAGHPEVLLYRTYDAALAVTHSIGSYQNGTEVVGVDANLVLIKSFLLNDGKVWQNSAVTGANSFTIADLVKTRDPRFEASFYDKALVPSATLLYGFKFASREALTYIGKTYPAAWGSNTNTSDAPVMRLAEVVLNWIEAKAVLAQYYAGAAITQSDLNKSINAIRNRPLDAAAVAKGVLKTAPLTLGALPLDPAKDADIPDLIWEIRRERRMEFVFEHTRLLDLKRWKKLNNMDFSTNPDYFLGPWVNVQAEAPSYLTAANATARNVKVRKADGTIVTYDGTNAAAMVGYWMVTNAANRNAFTDRAYLAPVGQAQIIQYQEKGYKLTQTPGW, from the coding sequence ATGAAATATTTTAAATACATATATGGCTTGCCAATTATGGCCGCCCTATTTCTGGTATCTTGTAATAAGGACGTTTTAGATCGCACGCCACTAACATCATATATAGATGGGCAATACTGGCGCGGTGAGGATGATATCCGCATGTATGCCAATAGTTATTATACTAATTACTTTAATGGATACAACTCGGGCTTTGGTGTAGATTATGCGCCAGTAAGGGGTTATACCTTCTCTGATGATTTAACAGGTAAAAATGCGCAAACCAGTTTTGAAAGTAGTGTGCCTACAACAAGGGGCTCTGTTTCTGAAGCTGCCGATTGGTTAGGTACCTATGCAGGTCCAACATGGGATTTCGCTTGGGTTAGAAAATCAAATGTAATGTTGGCCCGTTTAAACGACGTTGCAAAGCCAAAAATTACTACCGAAGCTTATAACCACTGGACAGCGGTAGCCCGTTTTTTCAGGGGTTTTGAATATAGCCGTTTGGTTAGTGTTTTTGGCGATGTACCTTATTTTGATAAAGAGGTTTTTGATACCGATCTGCCAACTTTATATAAAGATAGAGATGCAAGGGGTGTGGTGATGGATAAGGTGTACGATGATTTTAAATATGTAATGGCTAACATGCGAGATAATGATGGAGCGCAGTTCCTGAATAAATATATCGCTGCGGCATTTATTTCGAGGTTTATGTTGTTCGAAGGGACGTATGAACATTACCATGGCTTAGACGCAGCAAGAGCCAAAAAATATTTAGAGTTTGCTGTGGAAGCAGGCGATTATGTGATTAATAGCAACAAATTTAATTTCACACGCGATTTTAAGTCATTGTTTTCAAGTGATAATTTAGCCGGGCATCCAGAAGTGTTGTTGTATAGAACTTATGATGCGGCTCTAGCTGTTACGCACAGTATCGGTTCGTACCAAAATGGAACTGAGGTTGTTGGAGTGGATGCCAATTTGGTTTTAATAAAATCTTTCTTGCTTAACGATGGTAAAGTATGGCAAAACTCTGCTGTTACCGGAGCAAATTCATTTACAATTGCTGATCTGGTAAAAACAAGAGATCCACGTTTCGAAGCATCATTTTATGATAAAGCCCTGGTTCCTTCAGCAACTTTGCTTTATGGTTTTAAATTTGCATCAAGAGAGGCCTTAACTTATATCGGTAAAACTTATCCGGCTGCTTGGGGCAGCAACACCAACACCAGCGATGCGCCAGTAATGAGATTAGCGGAAGTTGTGTTAAACTGGATAGAAGCCAAAGCCGTATTGGCGCAATATTATGCTGGGGCGGCCATCACGCAGTCTGATCTGAATAAATCAATAAATGCTATTAGGAACCGCCCGCTTGATGCTGCCGCCGTTGCAAAAGGGGTGTTAAAAACGGCTCCATTAACATTAGGAGCGCTCCCTCTTGATCCGGCTAAAGATGCAGACATACCAGATCTGATCTGGGAAATCCGCAGAGAGCGCCGCATGGAGTTTGTTTTTGAACATACCCGTTTATTGGATTTGAAACGCTGGAAAAAACTTAATAATATGGATTTTAGTACCAATCCTGATTATTTCCTAGGGCCATGGGTAAATGTACAGGCTGAGGCGCCGAGTTATTTAACCGCTGCAAATGCAACCGCACGTAACGTTAAGGTAAGAAAAGCTGATGGTACCATTGTTACTTATGATGGTACAAATGCAGCAGCCATGGTAGGTTATTGGATGGTTACCAATGCGGCAAATAGAAATGCATTTACGGATCGGGCATATTTAGCACCGGTAGGGCAAGCTCAGATTATTCAATATCAAGAAAAGGGTTATAAGCTTACACAAACCCCAGGTTGGTAA